One genomic segment of Effusibacillus pohliae DSM 22757 includes these proteins:
- a CDS encoding EamA family transporter, whose product MAGNFANMAALSWAVLRSHEIRQEWAMNWRTVLLGGVMAPGGYLLFLYAAGMASVSQLAPMREIGTVFGTVLGILVLRERQAVRRILSSVLITTGVIMLGIWGK is encoded by the coding sequence GTGGCGGGCAATTTCGCAAACATGGCTGCATTGTCATGGGCTGTTCTGCGTTCCCACGAAATTCGGCAAGAATGGGCGATGAATTGGCGAACGGTGCTGCTTGGCGGCGTAATGGCGCCGGGCGGATACCTGTTGTTTTTGTACGCGGCGGGAATGGCGTCCGTGTCGCAGTTGGCGCCGATGCGGGAGATCGGCACGGTGTTTGGAACGGTGCTCGGCATCCTGGTTTTACGGGAGCGGCAGGCGGTGCGGCGCATACTGTCATCCGTCTTGATTACCACAGGCGTGATCATGTTAGGAATCTGGGGAAAATAG
- a CDS encoding putative holin-like toxin, translated as MEIKDALQLMISFAMLIVSLVALVVALNKKK; from the coding sequence ATGGAAATAAAGGATGCGCTTCAACTGATGATTTCGTTTGCCATGTTGATCGTTTCCCTCGTTGCCTTAGTGGTTGCTTTGAACAAAAAGAAGTAG